The DNA region GTCAGCGTGGCTATCGACTCAATTTCGCCGATGACTTTCGCCGTTAAACGACGCAACGAGAAGGCTTCATCGACCCGCAAACGGACCGCGCTGTAGTCGCGAGGGAGAAAAAGATTCATCTGTGCGACAGCGGTAAGATCCACGCTCTGTCCAGGGCAGTCACGAGTGCCCACAAGGAAGAGGTCTTCTTTTAGCAGGGGTTGACTGGTGATACCTGCCAGCGGGGAACGCTCATAAAGCACCGCCATATCCAGTTGACCATTCAGCAGTTTATCGTTCAGTACGGCGCCGCTGTTTTCATGCAGATACACCAGCACCTCGGGCAATTCTGCGCGCACCGCCTGCAAGAGCGGCATGGTGACCGACGACGCGGCTGTCCCCGGCGCAAGGCCAATCGACACTTGCCCCGTTAAGGTCTGTCCGACATTATAGACGGCTAACTGTGCCTGTTCACACTGACGAAGGATCGTCCGCGCATGCGTGTAGAGAATTTTTCCCGCGTCGGTGGGCGTCACACCCCGTTTGGTGCGAATTAACAGTTGCTGATTGAGCTCACCTTCCAGTGTGGCAACCTGCTGACTCAGCGCGGGTTGTGCGATGTGCAATACTTCAGCGGCCTGCGTCAGGCTACCAATATCGACAATTTTCACGAAATATTTCAATCGTCTGAAGTTCATTTTGCCTCCTGTCCGGAATGCCAGAACCCATGCTGGCAGTGATGTCAGGAGAGAACTGCAAGATGCTTGCCAGTTTCGGATAAGAAGAAAAGTTTGTGTTAACACCCCGTAAAATAAGCATTTATGATTGTTATCGGTAATATCGATTCCAGTCAGCGTTTTCCGATCTGCCCCATCCGGGGTAGACTCGCACCAGAATGGGGCAAAACCCGCTGGAGATCGAAAGTTCGCCGCTTTGCTGGTTTTGTCAGCAAACAGACGCGCAATCGTATTTCCCCCTTTGACAACCCCCATCGTCGTCGTTAATATGCGCCTCGTTCACACGATTCCTCTGTAGTTCAGTCGGTAGAACGGCGGACTGTTAATCCGTATGTCACTGGTTCGAGTCCAGTCAGAGGAGCCAGATTTAAAAAAGCCCGCTTTTTAGCGGGCTTTTTGCTTTTCCGTCTTCAGATCTCCTTAGCGGAACGGCGGCTCGTTGAAGGTTCGCAGTTTGCGGGAGTGCAGACGGTCGCCTTCAGCACGCAGCAGATCAATAGCGCGAATACCTATCTGCAGATGTTCGGAAATTGCCCCCTCATAGAAACGGTTTGCCTGTCCGGGAAGTTTGATCTCGCCATGCAGTGGCTTATCAGAGACGCACAGCAAGGTGCCATATGGCACACGGAAACGGTAACCCTGCGCAGCAATGGTGGCACTTTCCATATCAATCGCTACTGCTCGGCTCAGGTTAAAGCGTAGCGCCGAGGCGGAGTAGCGCAGTTCCCAGTTGCGATCGGAGGTGGTCACCACGGTTCCGGTACGCAGACGCTGTTTGACCTCTTCACCGGGCATGCCGCTGACCATTTTTGTTGCGTCATACAGGGCGCGCTGTACCTCTGCGATGCTCGGAATCGGGATATCCGGCGGCAGTACCGCATCGAGCACTTGATCGTCACGCAGATAGGCATGGGCAAGCACGTAGTCGCCAATCGCCTGGCTTTCACGCAGTCCACCGCAGTGACCAATCATCAACCAGACATCCGGACGCAGTACCGCCAGGTGGTCACAGATCGTTTTGGCGTTGGATGGGCCCACGCCAATATTCACCAGCGTGATCCCCTGCCCATCGGCAGTGATCAGATGCCATGCTGGCATTTGATGCTTCTTCCATGCCAGATCGGAAATCGCTTCTTCGGGTGCTTCTGTTTCTGCGGTGATCCAGATCCCGCCGGCGCAGGAGAGCGCAATATACGGGCTGTCTGGATCCAGAATCTGGCTGCATCCCCAGCGCACAAACTCATCCACATAGCGGGTATAGTTGGTGAATAACACGAACGGCTGAAAATGTTCCACTGGCGTCCCGGTATAGTGGCGCAACCGTGCGAGCGAGAAATCGACCCGACGTGCATCGAAGTGCGACAGGGGAGAATATTCGACCGGATGATAGATGCCATCTGCGGTTTCATCGCCAATTTGCGCCAGCTCAGTGGTTGGGAAATGGCGGGTTAACCCGGCGCTCATGGAACGATCGAGTGTCAGCTCGGAACCGTCAATCACGTAGGGATAGGGGATTTCATGCTGTGAAGGCTCTACGGTGATCTGTGCATCGTAATCCTGATACAGCAGCGTGAGTTGCTCTTCCAGATAGGGACGGAATAGCCCCGGACGTGTGATGGTGGTGGTGTAGCAACCCGCATGGGTAAAGCGTCCATATGCACGGGTTTTGGGGGGATTGGTGGCATTGCCATCCCAGGTAACAGAAAGCGATGGGTAAACAAAAAGACCTTTACTCCGGGCGATGAGATCGGGAAGTTCCCCCGTTTCAATGTACTTGCCAATGGCACTGCGTAGCGCCTGAACTGACTGCTCGTAGAGTGCATCAAGTTTTTCCAGCGCTTGCGCAGGCGTCAGGCTGGAGCCCTTACTCTTCATCTGTGTCTCCTTGTTCTACAGGTGTACTGCTCACCCGATAGTATGTCACCAGAATGTGAAACAAAAGCCAGAGTTTTAGCGAAGAGACGAGAGCCGAATGGCCCTCGCAGAGAGTTCAGGCGTGTTGCTTGTCTTTCATCAACAATGCGGTGGCGGCCGAGATCAGGCAGCCGGCCAGTAGATAGATAGCCACACTGTGCCAGTCACCGCCAGAGAAAGTCACCAGTGCCGCAGCGATGAAAGGGGTAAATCCGCCGCCCACCACGCTGGCGACCTGATAACCCACGCCAGCCCCGCTGTAGCGATATCCCGCGCCAAACATACCGGTGAACATGGGCTGCTGTACGCAGACCACCATGTCATGGGCGATATTGGCGAGCATGATTGAGAAGAAAACAATCCAAAAGATCGACTGCGATTCGAGTGCCATAAAGAACGGAAATGCGCTCAGCGTGCCAATCAACGCGCCGGTAATATAAACGCGTCGACGGCCAAAGCGGTCTGCCATCCAGGCAAAGCAAGGGATAGTCAGGCAGCTAAGCCCACCGACCAGCAGGCCGATATTCAGAAAGAGCTCACGCGGTAAACCGAGGTTTTGCGTTGAGTAATTCAGGGCGAAAGCGGTAACGATGTACATGGTCAGCAGTTCACACAGGCGAAGCGCAATAATCTTTAAAAACGCCCCCGGATGGCGGGCGAGCGCTTCCATCACCGGCAGCCGTTTTTTCTCTTCGAGTGGCTGCTGTTTCTGCTGTTCAAATTCAGCGGACTCTTCCATCCCGTTTCTCACCCACAGCGCGCCGAGCACCAGAACGATGCTGAAAAGGAACGGAATACGCCAGCCCCAGCTCAGAAACTGCTCGTCGGTCGTCAGATAACTGATCAATGACACGAGACCGGTGGAGAGAAGCAGACCGACGCCGTAACCCACCTGTACTCCGCTGCTATAGAACGCTTTTTTGTTTTCTGGCGCACTTTCTACGGAGAGTAACGCGGCCCCGCCCCATTCACCGCCGACGGCAAATCCCTGAATCGCGCGCAGCAGTACCAACAACACTGGCGCCCACCAGCCGATAGCGGCGAATGAAGGAAGAATGCCAATCAATGCTGTGGCAATCCCCATCATCCAGACGGTGAGCATCAGCATCCGCTTACGGCCTAAGCGATCGCCGAAGTGTCCGAAGATCACACCGCCCAGCGGGCGGAACAGGAAGCCGACACCAAAGGTGGCAAATGCGGCAAGCGTGCCCATTGCCGGGCTGACCTGCGGAAAAAACT from Citrobacter amalonaticus Y19 includes:
- a CDS encoding AMP nucleosidase; this translates as MKSKGSSLTPAQALEKLDALYEQSVQALRSAIGKYIETGELPDLIARSKGLFVYPSLSVTWDGNATNPPKTRAYGRFTHAGCYTTTITRPGLFRPYLEEQLTLLYQDYDAQITVEPSQHEIPYPYVIDGSELTLDRSMSAGLTRHFPTTELAQIGDETADGIYHPVEYSPLSHFDARRVDFSLARLRHYTGTPVEHFQPFVLFTNYTRYVDEFVRWGCSQILDPDSPYIALSCAGGIWITAETEAPEEAISDLAWKKHQMPAWHLITADGQGITLVNIGVGPSNAKTICDHLAVLRPDVWLMIGHCGGLRESQAIGDYVLAHAYLRDDQVLDAVLPPDIPIPSIAEVQRALYDATKMVSGMPGEEVKQRLRTGTVVTTSDRNWELRYSASALRFNLSRAVAIDMESATIAAQGYRFRVPYGTLLCVSDKPLHGEIKLPGQANRFYEGAISEHLQIGIRAIDLLRAEGDRLHSRKLRTFNEPPFR
- the shiA gene encoding shikimate transporter — protein: MDSTLISTPSAEDAPSLNRARRAALGSFAGAVVDWYDFLLYGITAALVFNREFFPQVSPAMGTLAAFATFGVGFLFRPLGGVIFGHFGDRLGRKRMLMLTVWMMGIATALIGILPSFAAIGWWAPVLLVLLRAIQGFAVGGEWGGAALLSVESAPENKKAFYSSGVQVGYGVGLLLSTGLVSLISYLTTDEQFLSWGWRIPFLFSIVLVLGALWVRNGMEESAEFEQQKQQPLEEKKRLPVMEALARHPGAFLKIIALRLCELLTMYIVTAFALNYSTQNLGLPRELFLNIGLLVGGLSCLTIPCFAWMADRFGRRRVYITGALIGTLSAFPFFMALESQSIFWIVFFSIMLANIAHDMVVCVQQPMFTGMFGAGYRYSGAGVGYQVASVVGGGFTPFIAAALVTFSGGDWHSVAIYLLAGCLISAATALLMKDKQHA
- the nac gene encoding nitrogen assimilation transcriptional regulator NAC, whose protein sequence is MNFRRLKYFVKIVDIGSLTQAAEVLHIAQPALSQQVATLEGELNQQLLIRTKRGVTPTDAGKILYTHARTILRQCEQAQLAVYNVGQTLTGQVSIGLAPGTAASSVTMPLLQAVRAELPEVLVYLHENSGAVLNDKLLNGQLDMAVLYERSPLAGITSQPLLKEDLFLVGTRDCPGQSVDLTAVAQMNLFLPRDYSAVRLRVDEAFSLRRLTAKVIGEIESIATLTAAIASGMGVTVLPESAARSLCGAANGWMARITSPSMSLSLSLNMSARGSLSPQAQAVKEILMSLVSNPALDSRELQLVS